The window TGACTTGTGTACTAGATAGTCATatgttaaatatatttgaatataaaCAGAAGAAGATGTGAAGACTCACTGTGCTTAATTCTGTGGAGATTACTCACCTTCTGCCCTGCACAGAAATGAAGCAATGTTTCCCCTTTAAACACCTGTTGATTTTAAAATCTCCCAAAATACATTGGAATACATTGAAAAGACAATTACAAGTGGAGCTGTTCTCTTCCAAACCAGATGTATAAGAAACATTTGATAGAAACTTAGCTGTTCGTTCACTCTAAGGAGCTATGGAGATACATTTGGTGCAAGAGAAGGTGGTACAACGCAGCTTCTGGTACTGTCAAAAACCATTCATCTTTTTAGCATTCGTAAATCTCTATCTGGAAACAGATTCTACCAAGTGAATCAGGGAAAAGTCTTAAATATACTCTAAAATCAATAAAGATCTGTGCAAAGAGGTAGGAAAAGAAGGGCTTACTGGGGTCAATGTCATTAGCGAGGACTTGAGATGCACCGCTCATCACAGCAGCTATTGCAGTTGCTCCGCATCCACTTCCAAGATCCAAAACGGATCGCCCTTTGACAACACATGGATTGTCCAAAATGtatctgcatttaaaagaaaaagactctCAGAACAATAAACCAGATATGCAAGTTTCTTGGTTGtacactgtgctgcagaaaaaaatcctcGTCATACATGTAACAAAGCATGGTATCTTAAAGGACGCTTATTCCAAACATGCAGCTTCTATATAAGATCCTTATTTGCTTCCGCTGAtactaaaaaaaatcaagagccTGGATCCCAACACATCTGTGTGCAGACACCCAGGAACCCAGGCTGGGAGAACAAGACACCCTACCCTCAGACTAAAACAGCTGCAGATTTTGAGAGATGCCATTAAGAAGGTCAGGACCAGGAGTGAAGACACAGAATATCCTGATGAGGAAACGGGGATGCATAGAGGAGCTGACATCCCTTGCATCTTGTCCTGCATTTCATCACAAGGAGACCTGCCAGACAGCTTTGACACACACAGCTTGGTGCTCGAGTATGCAGATAGAAGACCAGTGAGTGAAACTGGCttagttttaatgaaaataacctTCTCCTGCAAAGTCTGACATCCAGCTTTGTTACACAATACCAGGGCATTATTTGCTACTGTTGAGAAGCTCTCCTTTATGAGGGCACCAGGAAAGGCATCTGTGCAgaggttcagcagcagctcagccatcGGGCAACCACCCCCCTCTGCAGCCTTCACTCAGCCGATTTACTACCAAGGCAAGGACAGGGGTGGGACCACCAGGGAAAGCACTCTGCTTCCTCCTTCTGGGGCTGTGCTTGCACTTGCAGTGATGTTCATGCAGTAACACGTAGAGCACGGTCTGGCCCAAATGCTGCCAGTGCTGTGTTTCCAGCGGAATGCTTCTCAAGTTACCCCTAATGACTGTGGTGACTTAGGACAGTCAAACCAATACATCCCCTGGCACTGACACTGTGCTGGTGTTGGAGACTGCTGTCTGCCGTGCTGGGTTAACAAGCTGTCTTACATTGCGAGTTGCATGAAATCTGGAATGGTGGAAATGCCAACTGTGAAACAAGAATGGTTAAAGAAGCAGCGTGTTCTCATGTTCCTGGGTTCCTTTTACAGGCTGTGCAGCTAATTTCTGACACTCCCAATGCCTCAAAACAAGTGCATAGATAACAGGACAATCAAGTGGTGAGATGTCAGTTAATCGGTATCGCTACTTAAATAGCTGGGTAAATGAATCAAAAAACCATACAATCAAACGTAGAGATTACCTTACCTAATTCAATTGTGCAACATTTAGGACCACTCTAACTCATTTGGATGGCAGGATAATCAGCCATTTGATTGTAAAAACCACATTTTTCCTTGTTGAAAGTGCCTTCTTATTTACACTTTTCTGCCAAAAAAACAGTACAGCCCTAATTCAGATCTTTCCCTTTCATCTATGTTGACAATGTCTGAGAGTTTGTACTTTGCTGTAACAATTACATACTTTTTCTGCTATTCAAAGTGAGAGATTTGATTTTAAAGAAGAGAACTCTAACCAGTTCCTGGGGATCAGGAATGCCAGATACATTTTGATAGTAGGTggttaaaatgaaaatggggCTTCCGACAGTAAGGCCTGATAATAAGGCTGCTGACATTCGAAAGGAAGGCATTGCAGGAGGCCAACCAGCACTCCCAGGCACATCAGCACAAACCTACTTTTCTCAGTTGACCAGACATGTATCCACACTCCTGTCTGTCTCCTACAACCACCACACACACAGTCACCATAAAATAGCAATCCTGTGTGGAGTGACACTGAGCAATAGAATTAAACACCTTACTGGGTTTTGATAGTGACAGCACAGCTCTTTCACAGATCCAGATTTGGCCCTGTTGTCAACACACATCTTCACAGAGGACAAGAGATGTCACTGTAAGAGCTATAAGCTACTCTACATACATCGCGTGCTAAAAATTCACTGCCAACCAGAGGAGATTGCTTCTGTCCTGTATGAGCAGAGAGGAGCCTGGATTCTGTGCTCTCATGCAAGACAAATACATATCATTGTAAATCACTACAGCCAGAGTCAGGTCTGATGTCCCGGCCAGCAGTGGACTGAACTTACTGGCTTCAGTGATGCATACCTGGACAGGGCTTGGCCTCCTGGCCAGTAAATTGCCCAGAACGGGTCCCCATATGGCCACAGGTCAGGCTTTTCCCTCCAGAACCTGCAGCGAGGGGTGAGGAGGCGCAGCCGGATCTCTGGTGTCAGGTGCCCACTGCTGGTCACCTCCGTGTTCTCTTCCAAAAATGCTCTCACCTCAGGGTCCAGCGACTTGCCGGCATTCCAGTGGCAGCAGCGCTTCCAGCGCAGAGCGGGGCCTCCCCTCCTGCAGGCCCTGcctgacagcagcagcctcttccagctgctgaagGCCA of the Gallus gallus isolate bGalGal1 chromosome 1, bGalGal1.mat.broiler.GRCg7b, whole genome shotgun sequence genome contains:
- the ETFBKMT gene encoding electron transfer flavoprotein beta subunit lysine methyltransferase, which translates into the protein MAFSSWKRLLLSGRACRRGGPALRWKRCCHWNAGKSLDPEVRAFLEENTEVTSSGHLTPEIRLRLLTPRCRFWREKPDLWPYGDPFWAIYWPGGQALSRYILDNPCVVKGRSVLDLGSGCGATAIAAVMSGASQVLANDIDPIAGTAMILNCELNHVTPFPITIKNIINSEAGNWDLIVLGDMFYDEQLADGLHHWLRKCIRIHQTEVLIGDPGRHQFLSHSIHNQLRKVIEYSLPEYTRQENNGLTSSTVWSYQPSNSLESC